The Cytophagia bacterium CHB2 nucleotide sequence CCGTGATGAAGATGAACGCCGAGCTGGGGTTCAAACCGGTGCCGTTTTCCGAATTGACAACGGATGCTGAATTTTGGGACGGCTGCCAAACCTGCCGCAATTACGATATTCTCTCGCGCAACAATCGCAAACACTGCCTTTGCACCGGCCTGCTTTTCGATCCGCACGATGCGCGCGCCGCTTCCATTCGAAAACGGGAAAATCGCCTCGTTGTGTTGGCATTCAGCGGCGGATTGGATACTTGTTATTGCGCGAAATATTTGTCGCGCGAGCTGGATTTGGAAGTGCATTCCGTTGTGGTCAATACCGGCGGCTTCACCGCAACAGAGCTTGCCGAGATCGAAAAAATGGCCTATCGCCTGGGCGTGAAGAAACACGTGGTGTTGGATGAGACGGATAATTACTACCAAAAATGCATCAAATACCTTATCTTCGGCAACGTACTCAAGAACAATACCTATCCGCTGTCGGCCAGCGCAGAGCGCGTGTTTCAGGCGACGGCATTGGCGCAATATGCGCGAACAATAAAAGCCGGCAGCATTGCGCACGGCAGCACGGGATTGGACAACGATCAAGTCCGTTTTGATATCGCCTTCAGCATTTTGCTGCCGGAAGCGACGATCTTAGCGCCGATTCGCGACCAGCACGTTTCACGCAACGCTGAAATCGAGTATCTCAAAAAACACAGTATCGAGTTCGATTGGGCCAAAGCCCAATATTCGGTAAACAAGGGATTGTGGGGAACGACGATCGGCGGCCGGGAAACATTCACCTCTTCGGAGTGGCTGCCGGAAGAGGCCTACCCGACGCGCTTTAGCAATCCGGCGCCGCAAACCGTGGAGTTGCATTTCACGCGCGGCGAATTGATCGGGATCAACGAGCTTGCTTTTGAGAATCCCGTCCACGCCATCCAGCATCTCGAAAAAATTGCCGGGCCCTACGCCATCGGCCGTGATCTTCATGTCGATGACACGACTATTGGCATCAAGGATCGCATCGGCTTCGAAGCGGCGGCGCCGTTGGTTATCATCAAAGCGCATCATGCGCTCGAAAAACATGTTTTGACCAAATGGCAGCTTTATTGGAAAGATCAATTGGCGGAATGGTATGGCAACATGCTGCATGAAGGCCAGTTTCTCGATCCCGTCATGCGCAACATCGAAAGCTTTTTGTCCGATTCGCAAAAAAACGTCTCAGGCGCCGTCTCCGTGCATTTGGCGCCCTATCGCTTTCAAATTCTCGGCATCACCTCGCCGCATGATCTCTTGTCTCCGGAATTTTCCGTGTACAACGAAGCTTATCATTCCTGGACCGGCGAGGATGCGCGCGGCTTTGCCAAGATGCTGGCCAATCCTCACATGATTTATTACAAAGTCAATCGCGGCTATGAACAGAGTTAAAATCGGTATTGCCGGCGCCAGCGGCTACACCGGCGGCGAGTTGCTTCGCATTCTCATGCATCACCCGCAGGCCGACATTCGCGCGGCGCACAGTCGCAATCATGCCGGCAAACCCCTTGCGGAAATTCATAGCGATCTGCTCGGCGAGAGTGAACTCAAATTCGCCGGAGAAATCGCTGATGACATCGACGTTCTGTTTCTGTGCCTGGGGCACGGTGAAGCGGAAAAATATTTAAGCAATAACCGCCCGGCAGCGCGGGTTAAAATTATTGATTTCAGCCAGGATCATCGCCTGGCGCGTGAGCCGGATCATGGCTTTGTTTATGGCTTGCCCGAGCTGAATAAAACAATAATTGCGCGCGCCTCGCGTGTGGCCAATCCGGGGTGTTTTGCCACTGCCATTCAACTCGCGCTTTTGCCGCTGGCGCATGCCGGCCAGTTGCGCAGCGACGTACATGTCAGCGCCCTCACCGGTTCCACCGGCGCGGGGCAGGGACTTGCCGAAACCAGCCATTTCAGTTGGCGCAATAATAACGTGCAAGTTTATAAAGCCTTCGAGCATCAACATCTCGGCGAAATTTATCAAAGCTTGAAACAGTTGCAGCCGAGGGAAGAGATTCACCTCAATTTCATTCCCATGCGCGGCAATTTCTCACGCGGCATTCTCAGCGCGCTTTATTTGGATTCGGCGTTGCCGTTGGCAGAAGCTTATGAGATCTATTCAAATTATTACCGGTCGCATCC carries:
- a CDS encoding GNAT family N-acetyltransferase translates to MSNELQDSHEPFVLEIASEVHLQYAEQISHMLEESAKARGIGIAKRPPEYLAQKMREGKAVIAFHTSGKLIGFSYIETWTHGKYVANSGLIVDPEYRNSGLGKRIKHAIFELSRKKYPNARIFSITTSHAVMKMNAELGFKPVPFSELTTDAEFWDGCQTCRNYDILSRNNRKHCLCTGLLFDPHDARAASIRKRENRLVVLAFSGGLDTCYCAKYLSRELDLEVHSVVVNTGGFTATELAEIEKMAYRLGVKKHVVLDETDNYYQKCIKYLIFGNVLKNNTYPLSASAERVFQATALAQYARTIKAGSIAHGSTGLDNDQVRFDIAFSILLPEATILAPIRDQHVSRNAEIEYLKKHSIEFDWAKAQYSVNKGLWGTTIGGRETFTSSEWLPEEAYPTRFSNPAPQTVELHFTRGELIGINELAFENPVHAIQHLEKIAGPYAIGRDLHVDDTTIGIKDRIGFEAAAPLVIIKAHHALEKHVLTKWQLYWKDQLAEWYGNMLHEGQFLDPVMRNIESFLSDSQKNVSGAVSVHLAPYRFQILGITSPHDLLSPEFSVYNEAYHSWTGEDARGFAKMLANPHMIYYKVNRGYEQS
- a CDS encoding N-acetyl-gamma-glutamyl-phosphate reductase, with translation MNRVKIGIAGASGYTGGELLRILMHHPQADIRAAHSRNHAGKPLAEIHSDLLGESELKFAGEIADDIDVLFLCLGHGEAEKYLSNNRPAARVKIIDFSQDHRLAREPDHGFVYGLPELNKTIIARASRVANPGCFATAIQLALLPLAHAGQLRSDVHVSALTGSTGAGQGLAETSHFSWRNNNVQVYKAFEHQHLGEIYQSLKQLQPREEIHLNFIPMRGNFSRGILSALYLDSALPLAEAYEIYSNYYRSHPFVHLSRKNPDIKQVVNTNNCVLYLEKHANKLLIISVIDNLVKGASGQAVQNMNLMFGLDETSGLRLKAIGY